Genomic segment of Denticeps clupeoides chromosome 13, fDenClu1.1, whole genome shotgun sequence:
TACACCATCActtcttcttgttctttttatgttGAGGTGTAGGGGCTCTAATGCTTTTTTCAATTAACGTATaccaataaaacacatttacagacgTGTTGTGTCAATTGGGTTTTTTATGTAGACTCTTAATGAGGTACATTTTAGAAAAACACGTTACAGCTAATAGACGTAATGATGAAGTCTAACTGATTCTACTTGGCCAGGTACATTAATTCTGACAAATGAGACAACATACAAcagtgtggggcagtggtggcctagcggttaaggaagcggccccataatcagaaggttgctgacccgccaaggtgccactgaggtgctactgagcaaagcaccgtccccaaacactgctccctgggcacctgtcatggctgcccactgctcactcagggtgatgggttaaatgcagaggacaaatttcactgtgtgcaccgtgtgctgtgctgctgtgtatcacatgggacaaaaaaaaaaacatacaaatgaaTAGAGATGGAAAAACACGACTGACACCTAGAGAGATGAAATAAGTTTGGCCTCCAGAAGTCTGCTGTGGAGCAACAATACAGAACTTTCAGTGACGTGAACCGCTTCAAAATGACAAAGCTTCTTGGAGACATCTTGCCCTTTTCTCTTTAGAAAGAAGGTTGAAATAAACAACGCTTTGTGTGAATTCAAAAAGGTTACTTAGGATTTAAGAAAAAGTTTTCCTTTGACAATCGGCTTCTGCCTAGACAATCGGCTTTCAGTGCTTTTATACTCTGAGGATTGGCCTTAGTCCGTTAAGAGCCTTATGGGCATATACTTGCTGTTCATTtggcatttgaataaaaatgaattattatctGTACAGAGTTAAAGTTCATAAATGaattgaaaaacacaaaaatgactaGTGCAGATGTTTACCGGCCACATTCAGATGTTTGGTGAAAACAGATGTATTTATCACTTGTACAAACACCCCTAATCTTTGTTGACATGAACCAGAGAAACACATGGAAGCTCTAGCAGGTTCTTTAAGGTCAGCAACTTGTCTATACTGCTCTATACTGTAATTCCTTTATTTTTCAGGGAAAACGTCGAGACAGAGATTAGCCGGCTTTTATCAAAATGCTTTGGGTTCACGGTGACACTGATTTTGACTCCCTCGGCAGAGACCTTGGTCCGAGATAACCCAAGACAGACAGTATAGAAACCATGACAGCTACCCCTCCCCACCATCCGCTCCTGTATCCGTTACTGGGTGTCGCTCTGGGCCCCACTTCCTCAGAGGGACGATGACAGAATCCGCAGGTCATTATACAGATCGGAGGAGATGTCGCATATTCTAGACGAGATGACGGTGGGGCGAGGCAGGGCACTTCTTTACAGTTAACTACTGGGCTGGgctatttatttcattttttcaggCATGCCTTCACACAATGAAGGAAGATGCGATAACAGTCACAAAGAAAGGATGTCAATTAATCTTCAGACGACATTGAattcatatacagtataaacATGTTTCTTTGAaagtcataaaataaataaatagaatagttttctgtttctgttaaATGGACCGAGAATCCCTGAGCTGGGCTTACTAGGGTCTGACCAATGAGAGGGAAAAACTCCTTTAGACACCCTCCAGCCAAATGAAAATCAGTCTGATATCCGCGACATTCTTTTCATGCTAAGCAGAGCATAAGTGATTGACgtgcagccaaaaaaaaaaaagcattctttAGCATTCTTTGCTATTTGCAATACAAATGTGTTATACGATGCGTTGCATTACATATTtgctgagtaaaaaaaaattgtggctTGATTCTCTGACAGTTTCACCGAATATTAaatttttcctttaaaacatATAATCCTCGGTGGATTAAGGACAACTGGGTACAAAAAGACGTACGTGTAGACTtcatatatctatctatctatctatctatctatctatctatctatctatctatctatctatctatatatagtATTGCTGAACGTAGGGAGCTGCATTTTACCCCTTTTAATGAAGTGGCAGCGGACACGTTCCCCGTGGATTATTCTCAGTGGGCTGGGACCGTTATAAGAGCCTCGGTCGTGACACGCCCACGCCCAGCCTGCCCGCCTGGGCCAATGGGGGACGAGCAATTTGCATGAGGACCCGCGTCCGGCATATAGGCTCCGGAGGGCCAACAATTTCGGCAAACTTCACAAACACCTTGACTGTCCGCGGCGCAAGCCACGCTGTGCTCTGGAATACGGCTGCTGCGGGGGACCTGGATTACCAACACGCGTGCCTAGAATAATTACACCGGACAATTAATAATATGGGCGCAGGAAGAGACATTCTGGCCATTGTTTGGATTTACCTCGCTTGCGTTTCCACAAGTTTCTCGGCGACCACAGAAAGTGACTCTTTCGGTAAGACGAACGTGTGTTTCGTTGCACGTGCAACAACTTTAGTTTGACTAGTTTTACTAGTTGTACGTCCTGCTTTTTATTCACCCCTCACGGCAGATTTAAACACCCTGCTGCAGACGAGAGGGAGTCACGTGGCCACCGCTAATTTGCGAGAATTTCATGTCCCCCTCCTCTTCTTACCACTCGAGCGATCAATTAAACGCACTTTACGAACAGGGCTTGCGTCGCACATCGACGATTAAAACGCCGACGGGCACCCGACTTTAAAGGTTTTAATTGAACGGAAGTGGCGCTGACAGGGTCGCCGAATTGTCTCTGTTTGCGCAGATTACACCACGACAAACTCCACCGACTGGATTGAGGACCTGACCGACATCGAGTCCAAGTTTTCCCTGAGGACGGCCGAGACTCCTGACGATGATCTCTGCTACATAGTGCCTGGTCAACCTGAAACCATCCGAGAGTGCGACTTCAACACAGACACCAAAACCTTCATCGTCATTCATGGGTGGACGGTGAGCTGTAATGTTATTTATTGGAACCCTGAGCACCTTTATCTTCACCTTGGGTTTAAAGTGTAGTTAAAAAGTCCCATAAAATGGCAGGACACAATCACGCAGTACCGCACCCTTTTATTAAATAAAGGCCGCATTAGCTGTAGTCTCACTGGCCggaaataaaaaggtttttgtGCCGCTGTTTGTGTTTAGGTCACCGGGATGTTTGAGAGCTGGGTCCGCAAGCTGGTGTCGGCCTTGTACGAGCGAGAACCCACCGCTAATGTCATTGTGGTGGACTGGCTGTGGCGAGCACAGCAGCATTACCCGACCTCCGCTGCCTACACCAAGCTGGTCGGCCGAGACGTCGCCAAGTTTGTCAACTGGATGCAGGTGAGGATGCTCATCTTCTAAAAGTAGAAAGAGTTGAACTCTcagttattttcatttatttatttatgtatttattttttttattacaggatGAAATTAATTACCCTTGGGAGAAGATTCACCTCCTGGGTTACAGTCTTGGTGCGCACGTAGCCGGAATTGCAGGCCTCTTGACCAAAAACAAGGTGCAGAGGATCACAGGTACaaagcaaacattttaatttcagtAGTGGTGCATGTAACACACGGACTGAGTCTTTCAAGAACCACAGTCCTGAACTCCCCATCTTCTTTTCCAGGTCTGGACCCAGCTGGGCCAACTTTTGAGTATGCAGACGCCCAGAGCACCCTCTCCCCGGACGATGCTAACTTCGTTGATGTCCTGCACACCAACACGCGAGGCTCCCCCGATCGCAGTATCGGAATTCAGAGGCCAGTCGGCCACGTGGACATCTACCCCAATGGAGGAACATTCCAACCTGGCTGTGACCTGCAGAAAACCATGAAGATGATTGTGTCGACGGGCTTTTCAAGTACGTTTTGTGTCTTCAGTCCATCCAAATATGTCGTACTATAATGCCTTTTATGGGGAAAATaagcttggggcagtggtggcctagcggttaaggaagcggccccgtaataagaaggttgccggttcgaatcccgatccgccaaggtgccgctgagcaaagcaccgtccctacacactgccccccgggcgcctgtcatggcggcccactgctcactcagggtgacgggttaaatgtagaggacaaatttcactgtgtgcaccgtgtgctgtgctgctgtttatcacatgtgacaatcacttcacttcacacatgCTGCGAGCTCGCTGACCGCTTCCTCCTGATTTCCGCAGACATGGACCAAATTGTGAAGTGCTCTCACGAGCGCTCAATTCACCTCTTCATCGACTCGCTGGTGAACGGTGAGAAGCAGAGCATGGCCTACCGCTGCAACTCCAAGGACACTTTTGACAAGGGCGTGTGCCTGAGCTGCCGCAAGAACCGCTGCAATAAGCTCGGCTACGAAATCAACAAGGTGCGCACGCGCAGGAGCACTAAGATGTACCTGAAGACCAGGGAGATCATGCCATTTAAAGGTGAGGAGGGCCTCATCCAGAGACTACATGCTGTTTACATACGCGGACTTCTGCAAAACTGCGTAATATGCTGCttatgtctacatttgtctAAAACCCGGTTGCAGACGTGTCCCTCCAAACTTTTAGATCATTCCAGACAACGGCTTCCCCCTCCACCCTAAAAACATCTCTCTACCCACAGTGTTCCACTACCAAGTGAAGGTGCATTTCTTCAGCAAGGATTTGCTGAACTTCACTGAACAGCCGATCAGAGTGTCTCTGTACGGAACCCATGGAGAAAAAGAGGACCTCGCCTATGTCATGTACGTGTTACAGCAGTGTTTTGGAAGAACTGTTGAATTGTTAAGTTCTGATATATGCTgacaataataattcatttattcctGTAGGCCTGTAATGAACTCAAACACTACAGTGTCTTTCCTGTTGACAACTGATGTTGACATCGGTGACGTCCTGATGGTGAAGATGATCTGGGACAAAGACTCCTTATTCAGCTGGTCTGACTGGTGGAAGAGTAGCACTTTTCATATTCGCCAGCTTCGAATAAAAGCTGGAGAGACACAGGCCAGGTAGTTGTTTTTAACTTATCAATTAAAATAGCAGAACCTGAACACATTCTAGAGGAGACGTTTCTGATgggtctgctttttttttttttttttctctttttttcttgtcaggGTGTTTTTCAGGCCCAAAGAGGCCGAATTTGCTTATCTAAAAAGAGGCGGAGATCAGGTCGTATTTGTGAAGTCCAAAGAAGACCAATCAAGTCGCAAACAAGAAAGGTATGATCACATGACCCCAGGAGCCCCATCAATACCATATGCTGATATCAGTCAATGACCAGACCTAACACTCTGTTTCATCCTCCACAGACTGCACAAGCTCAAAATGCACGGGAGCTTCTTCAAGCAGAAGAACGACATGGACTAAAGCTGGCCTTTTAAAGCAGAATGAAGTGGTAGCACagctgtactgtatgttttattttctattcaTGTGTGCCAGGGAATATAAAATTGAGCTTGTCTCACTAAGACAATACAACATTTCTTACATTAACTAACAAGACGTTTTGCCttctttgatttctttttgcaatttttttcaaaattcatttcattgtttcaaatttttatattttgccaTTTTGATGTGACCCTCAATACGTGAGTAACAATCATATAATGGCTGACAAGATGGATTTCAGATAATATTTTTACCAATAGCAACATGACATGCAATAAACTGTGTTCCActagaaaaatgtttcttagCAGATACTTTAAAAGTATTATTGTCATAAACTAACCATATACcatacagatataaaaaaaaaaaaaaaatgggtatGTTTTACTCAGTGTGACACAGATTGCAGTGCACATTCAGACTGAATTTTGACCTTGCTTATGTTGATGTAGACATCTTACCACAAGTCAAGTGGCTTTAGTAAAATGGAAATATTGTGCCATTGAAAGCTTGGTCTAAGTACTGAGAGAACTGAAGAGAATTGtaggttatttttattttaagtactTTCAGACATTTAAAGGCATAGCTGTCTGAAAGGGGGTCCATCCGATTGCCTCAGCAGTCTCGTTATTTAACTATTTCATgtaaaatgagactaaatataACACACTAACATCTGCTGAGTTTTGTTGCTTGTGTACTTAAGGCTGTAAAATGCTTACTTGCATCAAATGCTATGCATTatgtaacataaaaataattaatgcgACAAACATTTTTATACAAACTTCTCTAAAGTgctaatctttttttattttttatttttattgatattaaTCATGTATCTTAATCACATTCTGTTACCAAAGCACTGGGACCAAAGGCAatgtcactgtaaaaaaaaaaaaaaaatcaaagagtAATTCCAGCCGAGTTTGTGTAGCTCTATGTTTTGAATCTCTGATTGTGGTTTTTGTGTTTGGCACCAGTCACTTTAAGGGCATCAAAACCCAGTTAGTTGATTGAATAATGAactcattatttaatttttgattGGTTTTCTTAATATTTAGATCTTGGTCTGCACAAGATGGTTTGTATAAAGCAGTGTGCCTTACTGGCACCAAAAATAAAGATCCTACTTTTACAAAAAGTATTTGTCATGCCATCTAAATTGGGCCACTTGGCTGCCCAAATTAATTCCcttaaataaagcaaattttttctttttatttattgaatgtgtatatttgtatattttcatCTAATATTCTGATGTTTTCTTTTATCAGtcttattaataacatttttatgtatttgaatATACTGGAACAGCTCATGACCGTATTAACAGATGTTTCCATTCATCGTTAGAATTTGATGTGTGGTGTAACAAagtaaatatagtaaaataAACTGGAATTGCTGTGCATTAAgtgtttttgtaataaattgATTAACAATATATGAGTTTCATAAATAGAATAATTATTCAGACTGAGTTCAGTTAAACTAAAAATGTAGAAACAATTATTAAAGGTCGCCTATTATGAAAcgttcactttgtgagattatttaacattaatacgagttcccctaccctgtctatggtcctgcagtggctagaaatggcaaaagGTTTAATGAGTGCTTTGGTCATCCAACAAATTGTATTGGCCGCTctgctcctcattagcatttaaagctacagacaccaaaatggctCATCCTGGGAAATTACAGTAGCTGTAATTATGcatcaaggctgaatttcagaaagagacagaTACAGTGTTAGGTTTaccactaagactgatataaaagcaaaagttTCACATCATGTTTCAGATTCTTCCATGAGCAAGCATTAATATGCAGggatttaattacaaattatatCATTTTCAAAGGAAATTAGagttaaatgtttattttaatttgtatttccTTGTAAACTTTTTGCCCTCAAAACGAATGGACTTCTCAAGTTTGTGCAAGGTCCTGAAGTTCTTAATGATTGCATTAAAAAGTTCTAAAAATGTGATGTGTGATCAGCAGTTGCTCAATCTTAATGAAAATTCCAACAGAAtcttaaatacttaaaatactaaATACTTAATTGTTTTACTTCATGAGGACTGGTCATTATTAATGGCCAACTGTAAACGAGCAGCAGAACAACAAACACTGACCTGAGGTGCAAGGCTAAAAACGGAAACATTGTACATTTATGGtgcacatctgatgaaatctgTTGGCTTAACTACTTCTCTGTTCAAACAAGCAGTGTGTTTTACAGTGTACGTATCTTACAGTGTTCTCCtgcatgaagtgaagtgaaagtgcacacagtggcacaacaaaatgtgtcctctgctcttaacccatcacccttagtgaccactaggccacccatAGCGATGGCTTGATTTGGTGGTCAGCTAACCATTACAGCGTTCATTTGGACATATGCTTCAAAACATTGTCCCTCTGGAAGACACTAGGTTCAGTTTCCTGGCAGAAGAAGCCACAGACTAAGTGATTTTGAGTCCATGATGTCACTTACCTCAGCCAGAAAAACCAGTTCCATCACATTTTAAAGTTGGGTTACAGTTTTCTCATTGAACACATCTTTGTTTTAATACCAAAAATTATTTGCTATAATTTTTGCTCCATCAGCTCACAGTTCCAGTTGGAATTTTGAAATTTCCAAGCTCTTATATTTAATACTGACTGACTGGAAAGGCACTGTTTCATAGCATAGCTTCCATGTGGTCTTCTGGCATGGATGTGGTGTTGCATGTTGGCTTTAGAGACTTGTTCACCCCAAGAGTTTTCTTTTTCTCGTAATTCAATTCAAATCCTATTCTTTGTATTTGGGAgcaaagtaaacttttttttccaaggcTAGTTTGTAACGGTTCCAGCTTTTTTAACCATTCCCTGTGTTACGAAGGTCAGCAGACTTCTCCCACATGTGGTTCCCTTTCTCTCCCATGTCAGTTGAGGAGTAAAGAAATTATGCTTTAGTGTCAACTCATATATTGGACAATatgcaaaatacacatttacttAATAACGTTTACTATTCactattgcactttttttttttaagtgaacaCTGTAGGCACCAGACTGTGCCAAGTACAAGAGAACAAATAGTGATTTATGTTTGCTCCAGATGGTGGAAACATGTTCTGCTCAAGCACATCCAGAGACAGTGGCTTTCTAGGAAGTGTTGTTGCTACTCTTGCTGTGAAACGTGTGCTGTAATTCTTGGATAGACACTTGGCTGGAAATGTACAGCATTCCAGATCGTCTAAGATCTGGGGGCCGCAGCCAGCCAAGTTCGCAAGGCAAGTCCAGTGcgcccgcacacacacacacacacagcaaactcGAATCCCTCCAAGAATATAGAAAGATTtagacatttatttaaatgtttactgTGCTACTACTTCAAAGGTTGAAAAAAATGCCCGAAAACATTAACTTAAGTCTTGTCCTTCACCTCATTCCCCCATGATGATGCCACTCATGTGACCTGAGTCGCATAGGCACATAGAAACCATAACCCCTGCCCATAATCATGGGCCCTGGTTATTTTCAGACACTGACACAGCTGAGGTTCTGGAATCTTTTACGTTCAAGGTCTGCACAACAACCTGTAGCAAGCaagcaaacaagcaaacaaacaaacaaacaaacaaacaaacaaacaacaacagttCATTCGCGCCCACGAGAAACGCACGCAGCGAACGGCAGGTTGCGTGGAAGCGTGAAGGGAATTAGCTGGGAATTCTCTCGGGCGCGGCGGACACCCCGCCCGTGCGGATCAGCCAATGGGAAGTGCGCTCGCGCTGCACAGGAACTATTTAGCGACGGAACCGCGCGAAATGGTCCAGAAATCGACGCCGACCGGCCGGAACCGAGATCGCTGGAGATCGCGCCCGGGATCAGGAAGAGCGACTTTCACCGAGCGTCCGGTGCGGAGGGGAGAGACATGACATTGCGGCCACACCGATGCCTCCCGCTCTGGCTCGTGTTAAGCTGCACCGTACTTGACGTCATATCTCTGGAGGAAGAGCTCCCCCATTCCAGCTTcggtaaaaaaaacagacaaaacagaactttaaaaaacacaatcttTTACTTTGACTTAactatatatgttttttttctgcgtgCCGCACCTTCATTATTAgcgttttatttatatatatattttttttttcggtggTTCGCGCTCATAAATTGGTGAAAGTCATCCAGGCGTGGGCGTGTAGATGGTGACGCGCCCTCATAAATAAAGATGACAGTGGGACATGACTGGCGTCTGGTCTGCAAAAGCAGGCTGCGTTAAAGTCAACTACTAATAGGACTAGTATCactaatttaaatattctgtttaatgttaataaaaaaaaaaaatacaattaaaaaaaatctcaatattcttcaagtgtgtgtatatatatatatatatatatatatatatacacacacacacatatatgtgtataaTGCAACAAATGTCACAAAGGGTCAGATGACCAACGCATGCAACGTCTTTCCTATTAATACTCCTGTAATCGCATTAAATTCTTTGTGACCTTTAAACgctaagaaaaaaacaatttcgcaatttttttttgtgtgctttgtcTAAAATGTCCTTTATAACCTTACAGACAACTTTTTGGAACCCTTGCGAGATTTGTTTGGGCCGAAGGATGCTAGAAATTCTCATGTTAAATATTCCCTCCGAACGGCGGCGGAACCGGACGAGGACACATGCTACATTCTCCCTGGAGATCCGGAGTCGCTTAGGAAATGCACTTTCAAGTCCGCGTCTAAAACCTTCCTGGTGATCCATGGCTGGACGGTAAATGGCCTCCGTTTCCTGAGCGCTCATGGGAACGTGTGAAAGCCATGATCGCCAACGGCTTTGCTGTCTCTGCAGGTCAGCGGCTTGTTTGAAAGCTGGGTTTCTAAACTGGTAGCTGCACTgtatgaaagagaaaaagatgCCAATGTGATTGTTGTGGACTGGCTGAACTCCGCCCAAAACCACTATGCAATAGCAGCGCAGAACACCAAGAATGTTGGGCAGGACGTTGCTCACTTTATCGATTGGATCGAGGTTTGTTTTGCATTGTTTGATAAACCTTCTTAAAAtatactgggggaaaaaaaacattgaatattTATATTACTTAAATGTTTTGAAGGAGGCCACAAATATTCCATTTGAGAACCTTCACCTCATTGGCTACAGTCTTGGTGCTCATGTTGCTGGATTTGCTGGAAGCCATGCCTCTAAAAAGATCGGAAGAATCACTGGTAAATCACTGTTGAGTCTGAAGACCAAGTCAGCACTGAGAGGttgttcacattttcatgtgTATGAACGTGGTTCCTGTAGGTCTTGATCCAGCAGGACCAGACTTCGAAGGAGCTCACGCCCACCAGCGCCTCTCGCCAGATGACGCCCACTTTGTTGACGTTCTTCACACCTTCACCCGAAGGTCCTTGGGCCTCAGCATTGGCATTGAGCAACCAGTTGGCCATGTTGACGTCTACCCCAATGGGGGAAGCTTTCAGCCTGGCTGCAACTTGCGAGGTGCTCTAGAGAAAATAGCCAGCTTTGGCATACTGGGTAAGAACCACTGACTAACATTCTGTGTATGCACAAAATTTAACGTTTTAAAAACGTAGTTGGCTGTGCTATGCAGATCATTTTTATATAGAACTGACATATGATACGTGCCAAATTTAGCAGAGTGAGCTAACTGAGAGATTAGCGTGAACCATGCAGCTCATTCTGTGCAGGATTAGCTCAGAATGTTCCTAAATATCTTGAGCTCCTATTAAAGTAATATTTGAACTGAAAATATCTCAACTGTTTCCACAGCCATAAATGAGGCAGTGAAATGTGAACATGAGCGGTCTGTCCACCTGTTCATCGATTCCTTGCTGAACAAACAGGAAGCCGGCACGGCGTATAGTTGCGGCACCAATGACATGTTTGAACGCGGCATGTGTCTAAACTGCCGTAAGAAGCAATGCAATAATGTTGGATACGACGTTTTCAAGGTCCGCAAACCGCGCAGTCTGAAACTGTT
This window contains:
- the lpla gene encoding lipoprotein lipase, yielding MGAGRDILAIVWIYLACVSTSFSATTESDSFDYTTTNSTDWIEDLTDIESKFSLRTAETPDDDLCYIVPGQPETIRECDFNTDTKTFIVIHGWTVTGMFESWVRKLVSALYEREPTANVIVVDWLWRAQQHYPTSAAYTKLVGRDVAKFVNWMQDEINYPWEKIHLLGYSLGAHVAGIAGLLTKNKVQRITGLDPAGPTFEYADAQSTLSPDDANFVDVLHTNTRGSPDRSIGIQRPVGHVDIYPNGGTFQPGCDLQKTMKMIVSTGFSNMDQIVKCSHERSIHLFIDSLVNGEKQSMAYRCNSKDTFDKGVCLSCRKNRCNKLGYEINKVRTRRSTKMYLKTREIMPFKVFHYQVKVHFFSKDLLNFTEQPIRVSLYGTHGEKEDLAYVMPVMNSNTTVSFLLTTDVDIGDVLMVKMIWDKDSLFSWSDWWKSSTFHIRQLRIKAGETQARVFFRPKEAEFAYLKRGGDQVVFVKSKEDQSSRKQERLHKLKMHGSFFKQKNDMD
- the lpl2a gene encoding lipoprotein lipase, which encodes MTLRPHRCLPLWLVLSCTVLDVISLEEELPHSSFDNFLEPLRDLFGPKDARNSHVKYSLRTAAEPDEDTCYILPGDPESLRKCTFKSASKTFLVIHGWTVSGLFESWVSKLVAALYEREKDANVIVVDWLNSAQNHYAIAAQNTKNVGQDVAHFIDWIEEATNIPFENLHLIGYSLGAHVAGFAGSHASKKIGRITGLDPAGPDFEGAHAHQRLSPDDAHFVDVLHTFTRRSLGLSIGIEQPVGHVDVYPNGGSFQPGCNLRGALEKIASFGILAINEAVKCEHERSVHLFIDSLLNKQEAGTAYSCGTNDMFERGMCLNCRKKQCNNVGYDVFKVRKPRSLKLFTKTRASMPYRVFHYQVKMSFLSTVNRPTMEPSVTFSLYGTKGDAEHLQLNLKEKIAANKTQSFLLVTEKDIGDLLMVKFKWQESAASLVEMASTWWSGNSINPDVKVKKLRIRVGETQKKMVFCVKDPNEETVRVAKDVTFVKCKGKRKIF